A genomic window from Ananas comosus cultivar F153 linkage group 22, ASM154086v1, whole genome shotgun sequence includes:
- the LOC109727402 gene encoding hypersensitive-induced response protein 4 gives MVSAYFVFGACIDQASVGVVEKWGRFLRLASPGLNFFNPFAGECLAGVLSTRVCSLEVRVETKTKDNVFVQLLCSIQYRIVKESADDAFYELQNPQEQIQAYVFDVVRALVPRMNLDELFEQKGEVAKAVLEELEKVMGAYGYNIEQILIIDVIPDPSVRKAMNEINAAQRLQLASVYKGEAEKVLLVKKAEAEAEAKYLAGVGVAKQRQAITDGLRENIVNFSHSVSGTSAKEVMDLIMVTQYFDTLKDLGNSSQNTTVFIPHGPGHVRDVTEQVRNGMMEAASTNLIDQ, from the exons ATGGTGAGCGCGTACTTCGTGTTCGGCGCGTGCATCGACCAGGCGAGCGTCGGGGTGGTGGAGAAGTGGGGCCGCTTCCTCCGCCTCGCGTCCCCCGGCCTGAACTTCTTCAACCCCTTCGCCGGGGAGTGCCTCGCCGGCGTTCTCTCCACCCGCGTCTGCTCCCTCGAAGTCCGCGTCGAGACCAAGACCAAG GATAATGTGTTTGTTCAGCTTCTCTGCTCAATTCAGTATCGAATTGTCAAAGAAAGTGCTGATGACGCATTCTATGAGTTGCAAAATCCCCAAGAACaaattcaggcatatgtatttgaTG TGGTCCGAGCACTTGTTCCGAGAATGAATCTGGATGAGCTCTTTGAGCAGAAAGGAGAAGTGGCAAAAGCTGTTCTTGAGGAACTTGAAAAG gtgaTGGGAGCATATGGCTATAACATTGAGCAGATACTCATAATTGATGTCATACCTGATCCCTCGGTGCGTAAAGCAATGAATGAGATAAATGCAG CCCAAAGGCTTCAGCTCGCTAGTGTTTACAAGGGAGAAGCCGAGAAGGTTCTTCTGGTGAAGAAAGCCGAAGCAGAAGCAGAGGCGAAGTATCTGGCTGGTGTTGGAGTGGCGAAGCAGCGCCAGGCCATAACCGACGGCCTGAGAGAGAACATCGTCAACTTCTCACACTCTGTGTCTGGAACGAGCGCCAAGGAGGTGATGGATCTGATTATGGTCACGCAGTACTTCGACACCCTGAAGGATCTTGGCAACTCGTCTCAGAATACCACCGTATTCATCCCCCACGGTCCCGGTCACGTGAGGGATGTCACCGAGCAAGTTCGGAATGGGATGATGGAGGCCGCCAGCACCAACTTGATCGATCAGTAG